Proteins from one Setaria italica strain Yugu1 chromosome V, Setaria_italica_v2.0, whole genome shotgun sequence genomic window:
- the LOC101764098 gene encoding TPD1 protein homolog 1B, translating to MGCFQKCASLVVVSSLLLLLITAAAAASSRGRDASSSSTLHARKLLNSTGSSSSSLGAERHYSTERMGPDDCSEEDVVVYQSSANPLPSGIPAYTVQIVNVCGGCTVSDVHVSCGDFASTELVDPSKFQRVSFNDCIVKGGGPMEPSETVSFQYSNSFSYQLNVASVACE from the exons ATGGGGTGCTTCCAGAAATGTGCTTCTCTGGTGGTGGTTTccagcctgctgctgctgctcataACTGCTGCAG CTGCTGCGTCTTCCCGTGGCCGTGATGCATCGTCTTCCTCCACATTGCACGCGCGCAAGCTGCTCAACAGCA ctggctcgtcgtcgtcgtcgctcggTGCTGAGCGCCATTACTCGACGGAGCGGATGGGGCCGGACGACTGCTCGGAGGAGGATGTGGTGGTGTACCAGAGCAGCGCCAACCCGTTGCCGAGCGGCATCCCGGCCTACACCGTGCAGATCGTCAACGTCTGCGGCGGCTGCACCGTGTCCGACGTCCACGTCTCCTGCGGCGACTTCGCCTCCACGGAGCTCGTCGACCCTAGCAAGTTCCAGCGTGTCAGCTTCAACGACTGCATCGTCAAGGGAGGCGGGCCCATGGAGCCCAGCGAGACCGTCTCCTTCCAGTACTCCAACTCCTTCTCCTACCAGCTAAACGTTGCGTCCGTCGCCTGCGAGTAG
- the LOC101774495 gene encoding UDP-glycosyltransferase 1, translated as MGSQSHDDKAKKRVVIYAPPPVMGSHLVSLVELGELLAAHGLEVTVVLGGRTDDDQAAAGSFAEGAAAAHPELSFHRLPCVTLPRDVPAHDPVSQAFELARASNSDLREFLRAASPPPAALVLDFFCGSAVDVGAELGIPTYFFFTTSISGLAELIYHPLIHERTTQSLRDLGGTLLHAPGIPPIPVDHLPASYLDRDSLGNRLFLALCEQMCRSQGLIVNSFRSLEPRATDAIVNGLCTPPGRRTPPLHCIGPLVKQVEEPGANRHECLAWLDAQPEASVVFLCFGTMGRFSAEQTRRVACGLETSGQRFLWVVRRPLGEDNGHKPTDLDFDLDALLPDGFLARTKGKGLVVKSWAPQSEVLSHAAIGGFVTHCGWNSVLEAVTGGVPMLAWPMYAEQRMNKVFLVEELRLAVALEGYDKGMVGDEEVAAKVRWLMESDGGRELRERTRAAMRWAKEAISDAGESTTWLLELVRQWKR; from the coding sequence ATGGGGAGCCAGAGCCACGACGACAAGGCGAAGAAGCGCGTGGTCATCTACGCCCCGCCGCCGGTGATGGGCAGCCACCTGGTCTCCTTGGTGGAGCTCGGCGAGCTGCTCGCGGCGCACGGCCTCGAGGTCACCGTCGTGCTCGGCGGGCGGACCGACGACGACCAGGCCGCCGCAGGTTCATTCGCCGAAGGCGCTGCCGCTGCGCACCCCGAGCTCTCCTTCCACCGCCTACCGTGCGTGACGCTCCCGCGCGACGTGCCCGCCCACGATCCCGTGTCGCAGGCCTtcgagctcgcccgcgcctccAACTCCGACCTCCGTGAATTCCTCCGTGCCGCCTccccgcccccggccgcccTCGTCCTCGACTTCTTCTGCGGCAGTGCCGTGGACGTTGGTGCCGAGCTCGGCATCCCGACCTACTTTTTCTTCACCACGTCCATCTCCGGCCTGGCGGAACTGATATACCACCCCTTGATCCACGAGCGGACAACTCAGAGCCTCCGAGACCTCGGTGGCACCCTTCTGCACGCTCCAGGCATCCCCCCGATACCGGTAGACCACCTCCCCGCGTCATACCTCGACCGCGACAGCCTCGGCAACAGGCTCTTCCTCGCCTTATGCGAACAGATGTGCAGATCCCAGGGTCTCATCGTGAACAGCTTCCGTTCGCTGGAACCGCGCGCCACCGACGCCATCGTGAACGGCCTCTGCACGCCACCGGGGCGTCGGACTCCACCGCTGCACTGCATCGGCCCACTGGTAAAGCAGGTGGAAGAGCCCGGCGCGAACCGGCACGAGTGCCTGGCGTGGCTCGATGCCCAGCCTGAGGCCAGCGTCGTGTTCCTCTGCTTCGGCACCATGGGCCGGTTCAGCGCGGAGCAGACAAGGCGGGTGGCTTGTGGGCTGGAGACGAGCGGGCAGCGGTTCCTGTGGGTCGTGCGGCGCCCGCTTGGCGAGGACAACGGCCACAAGCCGACAGACCTCGACTTCGACCTCGACGCGCTCCTCCCTGACGGGTTCCTGGCACGCACCAAGGGCAAAGGGCTGGTGGTCAAGTCATGGGCGCCGCAGAGCGAGGTGCTGTCCCACGCCGCGATCGGCGGGTTCgtgacgcactgcgggtggaactcggtGCTGGAGGCGGTCACGGGCGGCGTGCCGATGCTGGCGTGGCCGATGTACGCCGAGCAGCGGATGAACAAGGTGTTCCTGGTCGAGGAGCTGCGGCTGGCCGTGGCGCTGGAAGGGTACGACAAGGGGATGGTCGGGGATGAGGAGGTGGCTGCCAAGGTGAGGTGGCTGATGGAGTCGGACGGCGGCAGGGAGCTCCGGGAGCGGACACGGGCCGCCATGCGGTGGGCGAAGGAAGCGATCAGCGACGCCGGGGAGTCGACAACTTGGCTGCTGGAGCTCGTACGGCAGTGGAAAAGGTGA